One window of the Marmota flaviventris isolate mMarFla1 chromosome 2, mMarFla1.hap1, whole genome shotgun sequence genome contains the following:
- the Bhlhe23 gene encoding class E basic helix-loop-helix protein 23 codes for MAELKSLSGDAYLALSHGYAAAAGLAYGAVRGPEAARGYGAPGPGGDLPAVPAPRAPAAAAESSGEQSGDEDDAFEQRRRRRGPGGAADGRRRPREQRSLRLSINARERRRMHDLNDALDGLRAVIPYAHSPSVRKLSKIATLLLAKNYILMQAQALDEMRRLVAYLNQSQGLAAPVAAAPLTPFGQAAVYPFSASATLGPCPDKCAAFSGSPSALCKHCNEKP; via the coding sequence ATGGCCGAGCTCAAGTCGCTGTCAGGGGACGCATACCTGGCGCTGAGCCACGGGTACGCGGCGGCCGCAGGCCTCGCCTACGGGGCGGTGAGGGGCCCCGAGGCGGCCCGCGGCTACGGCGCGCCTGGTCCGGGCGGCGACCTCCCCGCGGTGCCCGCGCCCCGCGCCCCCGCCGCAGCGGCCGAGAGCAGCGGCGAGCAGAGTGGCGATGAGGACGACGCCTTcgagcagcggcggcggcggcgcgggccGGGGGGCGCGGCGGACGGGCGGCGGCGGCCCCGGGAGCAGCGCTCGCTGCGACTCAGCATCAACGCGCGCGAGCGGCGGCGCATGCACGACCTGAACGACGCTCTGGACGGGCTTCGCGCGGTCATCCCCTATGCGCACAGCCCGTCGGTGCGAAAGCTCTCCAAGATCGCCACGCTGCTGCTGGCCAAGAACTACATCCTTATGCAGGCGCAGGCCCTGGACGAGATGCGGCGCCTGGTGGCCTACCTCAACCAAAGCCAGGGCTTGGCCGCGCCCGTGGCCGCCGCGCCCCTGACACCGTTCGGCCAGGCTGCTGTCTACCCCTTCTCGGCGAGCGCCACGCTGGGGCCTTGCCCGGACAAGTGCGCCGCCTTCTCGGGATCGCCCTCAGCGCTCTGCAAACACTGTAATGAGAAGCCGTGA